Part of the Roseobacter litoralis Och 149 genome, ACAGCCCGCCATCATCCCAGACCACAAGCGCGAGCAGCACCAGATCATAAAGCACCACGAGGACCAGCCAGATGAACCCCGCCCCCCCGGCGGCGGCGGCAACAGACCGGCTGAACCCCGATACGACATAGCCAAGCGCGATGAAGGCCGCCCCCAACAGGACCGCCCCCAGCATCAGCCGCAGCAGCGCCAATCCACTGGACACACCCGCGCCCCCCAGCGCAAAGGCCAGCGCCCCGGCAAGGCCAAAACCAATCCCGACCGCGATGGCGAGGCCCAAAAGATGCGCAAGGAACTTGCCCGCCAGCAACACGCCACGCGACACCGGATAGGTCAGAACCAAGGCCAGCGACCCGCGTTCCGCATCCCCCGCGATGGCCTCGAACGACATCAACAGAGCGACCAACGGCACCAGATAAACCGCCAGTGTGGTCATCGAGGCCACGGAGACGGTCAGCAAATCAACACCCAATGCCCCGGACGTGGTGGCCCCGGATACGGTCAGCGCCAGCGAAAACACCGACAGCAGTGCCGTGGCAATGACCAGCCAGCGATTGCGGCGCAGAATGCGGAATTCGGTGGCGGCGATGGCGAGAAGAGCGCTCATGAAGCCTCCGCAGGTTTTGAATAGTATCGGTAGAGGTCCTCGAGCGAGGGCGGGATAATCTCAACATCCGCGACCTGCGCGCCCATGGCCGTGACATCGGCCAAACGGGCCATCTTTTGATCCGGGGTGACGTTGAACTCCACGCGCGCACCATTGATGCGCTGCCCGCCAAACCGGTCAAACAACACGGTGGCATCGGCCTGCGCGGACAGCCGGAACCGGATCGGCATATTAGCCCGAGCGAACAGCTCTTGCAGCGGCGCATCCGCAACCAGCTGACCCCCGCGCAGAATGGCGATGCGGTCGGTGCGCGCCTCGATTTCCGTCAGCGCGTGGCTTGCGATCATCACGCCGGTGCCCTGCGCGGCCAGCGCGTCGATCAGCGAATAGAGGTCATGGCGCGCGATGGGGTCAAGCCCGCTCGTCGGCTCGTCCAGCAAGGCCAGCGCTGGTTTGCCCAGAAACACCTGCGCCATGCCCAGCCGTTGCCGCATGCCCTTGGAATAGGTGCCGATACGGCGTTCGGCGGCGTGCTCCAGCCCGACACGGGCAAGCAGGTTGTCGGCGTCACGGCGCTCCACGCGGGCGAGTTTTGCAAAGAGCCGCAGCTGTTCGCGCCCCGTCAGGGCCGGGTGAAACGA contains:
- a CDS encoding ABC transporter permease → MSALLAIAATEFRILRRNRWLVIATALLSVFSLALTVSGATTSGALGVDLLTVSVASMTTLAVYLVPLVALLMSFEAIAGDAERGSLALVLTYPVSRGVLLAGKFLAHLLGLAIAVGIGFGLAGALAFALGGAGVSSGLALLRLMLGAVLLGAAFIALGYVVSGFSRSVAAAAGGAGFIWLVLVVLYDLVLLALVVWDDGGLFSRQVFPWLLAANPADALRLFSVTASADQALVTGMGAAVAALPQGAALVSLLLWPLLGLALARLVFGRRVP
- a CDS encoding ABC transporter ATP-binding protein translates to MADNIVLEVSRLTRRFKGADGVSDVSLSVRAGERVALLGHNGAGKSTLMKGILGLLPIDSGTALIAGHEVGSTAARAAVAYLPEAVSFHPALTGREQLRLFAKLARVERRDADNLLARVGLEHAAERRIGTYSKGMRQRLGMAQVFLGKPALALLDEPTSGLDPIARHDLYSLIDALAAQGTGVMIASHALTEIEARTDRIAILRGGQLVADAPLQELFARANMPIRFRLSAQADATVLFDRFGGQRINGARVEFNVTPDQKMARLADVTAMGAQVADVEIIPPSLEDLYRYYSKPAEAS